Proteins from a genomic interval of Lysobacter stagni:
- a CDS encoding DUF1232 domain-containing protein — protein sequence MNALFSSSNPLPSILAKPFEGPARRRCINGFQLDTAEVDRFNAFLARVGGHELETDQLASAARELCRPGRPDTSPPCIRQRLRWIAAVEQLLGDRQWQPANEATETAAAIVDYARSRDDLIPDWLPMVGRLDDAIVVEAAWPVLAAEVDDYLDYCRVRSQEARMRGHRPSDYSFNRADYEQVRFEAAVLAEHERRIRESSYLSSSPAMFRVH from the coding sequence ATGAACGCCCTTTTCTCTTCCTCCAACCCGCTGCCGTCCATCCTGGCCAAGCCCTTCGAAGGCCCCGCCCGCCGCCGTTGCATCAACGGCTTCCAGCTGGACACCGCCGAAGTGGACCGCTTCAACGCCTTCCTGGCCCGGGTCGGTGGCCATGAGCTGGAAACCGACCAGCTCGCCTCGGCCGCCCGCGAACTGTGCCGTCCGGGCCGCCCGGACACGTCGCCGCCGTGCATCCGCCAGCGCCTGCGCTGGATCGCCGCCGTGGAACAGCTGCTCGGCGACCGCCAGTGGCAGCCGGCCAACGAAGCCACCGAGACCGCCGCGGCCATCGTCGACTACGCCCGCAGCCGCGACGACCTGATCCCCGACTGGCTGCCGATGGTCGGTCGCCTGGACGATGCGATCGTGGTCGAGGCCGCCTGGCCGGTGCTGGCCGCCGAGGTGGACGACTACCTCGACTACTGCCGCGTGCGCAGTCAGGAAGCCCGCATGCGCGGTCACCGCCCGTCGGACTACAGCTTCAACCGGGCCGACTACGAGCAGGTCCGTTTCGAAGCGGCGGTGCTGGCCGAACACGAGCGCCGTATCCGCGAGAGCAGCTACCTGTCGTCCTCGCCCGCGATGTTCCGGGTGCATTGA
- a CDS encoding NADH:flavin oxidoreductase/NADH oxidase: MARLFDPIEQRSLTLRNRLVVAPMCQYSAVDGVPNDWHLVHLGSRAVGGAGAIIAEASAVSAEGRISPADTGLWNDRQAEAWSRIARFMACQGAVPGIQLAHAGRKASVAPPWLGSIAVTEEDGGWTPVAPSAIAFSETSPVPRALTQGELRNVVDDFACAAWRAQAAGFQLAEIHAAHGYLLHQFLSPLSNHRTDAYGGSFENRIRLLLEVIDAVRKVWPERLPLWLRVSATDWTEGGWDVGQSIELARIVKARGIDLIDVSSGGLVHSAKIPLEPGYQVPFASRIRHEAGIATGAVGLITKSDHAGSIVENGDADVVLIARELLRDPYFPRRAAKELSGELHAPEQYLRAW, from the coding sequence GTGGCCCGGCTTTTCGATCCGATCGAGCAACGCTCGCTGACCCTGCGCAACCGCCTCGTGGTGGCGCCGATGTGCCAGTACTCGGCGGTCGACGGCGTGCCCAACGACTGGCACCTGGTGCATCTGGGCAGCCGCGCCGTGGGCGGCGCCGGCGCGATCATCGCCGAAGCCAGCGCCGTCTCGGCCGAAGGCCGAATCTCGCCGGCCGATACGGGTCTGTGGAACGACCGGCAGGCCGAGGCGTGGTCGCGCATCGCGCGTTTCATGGCCTGCCAGGGCGCGGTACCGGGCATCCAGCTGGCCCATGCCGGACGCAAGGCCAGCGTGGCGCCGCCGTGGTTGGGCAGCATCGCGGTGACGGAGGAAGACGGCGGCTGGACGCCTGTCGCACCGTCGGCCATCGCCTTCAGCGAAACCTCGCCGGTGCCGCGCGCGCTGACGCAAGGCGAGCTGCGCAACGTCGTCGACGATTTCGCCTGCGCCGCGTGGCGCGCGCAGGCTGCCGGCTTCCAGCTGGCGGAGATCCATGCCGCGCATGGTTACCTGCTGCACCAGTTCCTCTCGCCGCTGTCGAACCATCGCACCGATGCGTACGGCGGTTCGTTCGAGAACCGCATCCGTCTGTTGCTGGAAGTGATCGACGCCGTGCGCAAGGTGTGGCCGGAGCGCCTGCCGCTGTGGCTGCGCGTGTCGGCGACCGACTGGACCGAGGGTGGCTGGGACGTAGGGCAGAGCATCGAGCTGGCGCGCATCGTGAAAGCGCGCGGCATCGACCTGATCGATGTGTCCAGCGGTGGGCTGGTGCACAGCGCGAAGATCCCGCTGGAGCCCGGCTACCAGGTGCCGTTCGCCTCGCGCATCCGGCACGAGGCCGGCATCGCGACGGGTGCGGTGGGCCTGATCACGAAATCGGACCATGCCGGGTCCATCGTGGAGAACGGCGATGCCGACGTGGTGCTCATCGCCCGCGAACTGCTGCGCGATCCGTATTTCCCGCGGCGCGCGGCGAAGGAGCTGTCAGGCGAGCTGCATGCGCCGGAGCAGTATCTGCGGGCGTGGTGA
- a CDS encoding glycoside hydrolase family 31 protein — protein MKVMGWARVVALLFAVVGPASAAGWRHLGDADRIERRPDGVIVRSGPARVQVSVHADGVFRVRLAPDGRLDGDALWAVVQGAGPSSVTIEETRDAVRVHGDRLTAVVHRSPLRVDFVDDDGRVLLADDASLPMAWLPGEHDTRVRVWKSMPTDEHYYGLGDKAGPLDRRGRAFAMWNTESYGWQGTSDPLYKSIPFFIGLRGGVAYGVFFDNTHRSSFDFGKETDATLSFGADGGALDYYFIAGPKPAQVVERYTALTGRTPLPPLWTLGFQQSRYTYNPEAKVREVAAMLRKQRIPSDAIYLDIDYQQGYAPFTIDRAQFPHFEQMIADLRAQGLRTVLITDLHIKHDPGKGYAPFDSGMAADVFIRNPDGSLYIGPVWPGDAVFPDFTLSRVRDWWGALYRDFAAMGAAGYWNDMNEPSVFNVPGNTMSLDAVHRMDDGTTRDHRAIHNVYGMLNARATYEGLLALQPSQRPFVLTRAAYAGAQRYAATWTGDNTASWHHLAQSTPNLLSLGLSGVALAGDDIGGFIGSPPPDLLTRWFQLGAFNPVFRNHAATDTRPHEAWVDGPEQEALRRAAIEQRYRLLPYLYTAAEENARTGLPIMRPVFLQYPQAQASYGNDRDFLFGADLFVAPVVDERLDAHAVTLPPGEWYAFGTSQRDVAGKEPFRFDPRPVAVPVYARAGAIVPMQPLVQHTGESPKGPLQLQVYLPSSEAKAECGGALYQDDGESFAYRDGAYLRVSYACESVGPATTIASHIEHDGFAPWWNQAQVTVFGVLRKPASVAVDGIEAKGWRYDAKAGTVVFNVADARRNWRAELRD, from the coding sequence ATGAAGGTCATGGGGTGGGCGCGGGTCGTCGCGCTGCTGTTCGCGGTCGTGGGGCCGGCAAGTGCCGCCGGCTGGCGCCATCTGGGCGATGCGGACCGGATCGAGCGCCGCCCGGACGGCGTCATCGTCCGCAGCGGCCCCGCTCGAGTGCAGGTAAGTGTCCACGCGGATGGCGTGTTCCGTGTCCGGCTGGCGCCGGACGGAAGGCTCGATGGCGACGCCTTATGGGCGGTCGTGCAGGGTGCCGGGCCGTCGAGCGTGACCATCGAGGAAACCCGTGACGCGGTCCGCGTGCACGGCGACCGCCTCACCGCCGTCGTGCACCGCTCGCCGCTGCGGGTGGATTTCGTCGACGACGACGGCCGGGTACTCCTTGCGGACGACGCTTCGCTGCCGATGGCCTGGCTGCCAGGCGAGCACGACACGCGCGTGCGCGTCTGGAAATCGATGCCGACCGATGAGCACTACTACGGCCTGGGCGACAAGGCCGGCCCGCTGGACCGTCGCGGTCGCGCCTTCGCGATGTGGAACACCGAATCGTACGGATGGCAGGGCACCAGCGATCCGCTGTACAAGTCGATCCCGTTCTTCATCGGCCTGCGCGGCGGTGTCGCATACGGCGTGTTCTTCGACAACACGCACCGCAGCAGTTTCGATTTCGGAAAGGAAACCGACGCCACGCTGTCGTTCGGCGCGGACGGCGGTGCACTGGACTACTACTTCATCGCCGGTCCGAAGCCGGCACAGGTGGTCGAGCGCTACACCGCGCTGACGGGGCGCACGCCGCTGCCGCCGTTGTGGACGCTGGGCTTCCAGCAGTCGCGCTACACCTACAACCCGGAAGCGAAGGTGCGGGAAGTCGCCGCGATGCTGCGCAAACAGCGCATTCCCAGCGACGCGATCTACCTCGACATCGACTACCAGCAGGGCTACGCGCCCTTCACCATCGATCGTGCGCAGTTCCCGCATTTCGAGCAGATGATCGCCGACCTGCGCGCGCAGGGTCTGCGCACGGTGCTCATCACCGACCTGCACATCAAGCACGATCCCGGCAAGGGCTATGCGCCGTTCGACTCCGGCATGGCCGCCGATGTGTTCATCCGCAATCCCGATGGCTCGCTGTACATCGGGCCGGTGTGGCCGGGCGATGCGGTGTTCCCGGACTTTACCCTGTCGCGCGTGCGCGACTGGTGGGGCGCGCTGTACCGCGACTTCGCGGCGATGGGCGCGGCCGGCTACTGGAACGACATGAACGAGCCGTCGGTGTTCAACGTGCCCGGCAACACGATGTCGCTGGATGCCGTGCATCGCATGGACGACGGCACCACGCGCGACCACCGCGCGATCCACAACGTCTACGGCATGCTCAACGCGCGTGCGACCTACGAAGGCCTGCTGGCATTGCAGCCGTCGCAGCGTCCGTTCGTGCTCACGCGCGCGGCCTACGCGGGTGCGCAGCGGTATGCGGCGACCTGGACCGGCGACAACACCGCCAGTTGGCACCACCTCGCGCAGAGCACGCCGAACCTGCTGAGCCTGGGGCTGTCCGGCGTCGCGCTGGCGGGCGACGACATCGGCGGTTTCATCGGTTCGCCGCCGCCGGATCTGCTGACGCGCTGGTTCCAGTTGGGCGCGTTCAACCCGGTGTTCCGCAACCACGCCGCCACCGACACGCGTCCGCACGAAGCATGGGTGGACGGGCCGGAACAGGAAGCGCTGCGGCGCGCGGCGATCGAGCAGCGTTATCGCCTGTTGCCCTACCTGTACACCGCCGCCGAGGAAAACGCACGCACGGGATTGCCGATCATGCGCCCGGTGTTCCTGCAATACCCGCAGGCACAGGCGTCCTACGGCAACGATCGCGACTTCCTGTTCGGCGCGGACCTGTTCGTGGCCCCTGTCGTCGATGAACGGCTGGATGCGCACGCAGTCACGTTGCCGCCCGGCGAGTGGTACGCGTTCGGTACATCGCAGCGTGACGTCGCGGGGAAGGAACCGTTCCGCTTCGATCCCCGTCCGGTAGCCGTGCCCGTCTACGCGCGCGCCGGCGCGATCGTGCCGATGCAGCCGCTGGTGCAGCACACCGGCGAATCGCCGAAGGGGCCGCTGCAGCTGCAGGTGTACCTGCCTTCCTCCGAAGCGAAGGCCGAATGCGGCGGCGCGCTGTACCAGGACGACGGTGAGAGCTTCGCTTACCGCGATGGTGCGTATCTGCGCGTTTCGTATGCCTGCGAATCGGTCGGCCCGGCGACGACCATCGCATCGCACATCGAACACGATGGCTTCGCGCCGTGGTGGAACCAGGCGCAGGTGACGGTGTTCGGGGTATTGCGCAAGCCGGCGTCGGTGGCGGTGGACGGCATCGAGGCGAAGGGCTGGCGTTACGACGCCAAGGCGGGAACGGTGGTGTTCAACGTGGCGGACGCGCGGCGCAACTGGCGGGCGGAACTGCGCGACTGA
- a CDS encoding winged helix-turn-helix domain-containing protein — translation MDTLRTAGQGGPTAESYRFDDIVVDATAHVLLRAGVPQTVEPKAFSVLLILLRRAGELVGRDDLLDQVWGHRHVTPGVLTRVIAQLRSALGDDSHHPRYIQTQHALGYRFIGELLADEAPPEEAGSGAVPSAPAIARPQATTVSAPVPETPEIHPHAAAEAAASERLHAEVARHARRWPWLLAAGVLVAAAVATWLPQWRGGALHAAEPSIAVLPFTTLSDRTDDRYFAEGLATEMHSALAGVHGLKVATWLPPDAVKGADAKTMGERLGVATVLDASVRRDHDRVRISARLSDTRTGYTLWSRTYEHDVADVFATQSDIAQQVVTALIGVLPDSGEGLRRRLHPTQNVAAFDAYLRGVQSLLVGESDNAIASFRTALDGDSSFARAQAGICQAEIDRFEAMRGADAFDNARLACERAQKMDPTMGTVKLALGDLYRVRGELRRAREFYTSAKDDPEVASNAIVGLAELESVQGHHERAIELFGKALQVSPGNAYAWSTMAWEQYQNDDLPAAIESSKRALELRPERSVLWAALGFYHLTNGDTAESEKALQQSNALEPNYAATANLATLKYQTGDYAAAAAMYRQATQLDPGDFYPWGYLGDALIADPSAGNARDAFREAATRARRYTAVRHDDAKAIAALAWYLTNLDERDDVQNLMRRAESLGTAKGEVALLNAQTWTALGDRENARRCVETARANGIGAALIDTNYVLRRAGLARQ, via the coding sequence ATGGACACCCTCAGGACGGCAGGCCAAGGCGGGCCTACGGCCGAGAGCTACCGTTTCGATGACATCGTCGTGGACGCCACGGCGCATGTCCTGCTGCGCGCCGGTGTCCCGCAGACGGTGGAGCCCAAGGCCTTCTCGGTCCTGTTGATCCTGCTGCGCCGGGCCGGTGAGCTGGTCGGTCGGGACGACCTGCTCGACCAGGTCTGGGGCCATCGGCACGTCACCCCGGGCGTGCTGACCCGGGTCATCGCCCAGCTGCGCAGCGCCCTGGGGGACGACTCGCACCATCCGCGCTACATCCAGACCCAGCACGCGCTGGGCTACCGGTTCATCGGCGAGCTGCTGGCAGACGAAGCGCCGCCGGAGGAAGCCGGGTCCGGGGCCGTGCCGTCTGCCCCGGCGATCGCACGGCCCCAGGCGACGACCGTCTCCGCACCCGTGCCGGAAACGCCGGAGATTCACCCTCACGCCGCCGCCGAGGCCGCCGCCAGCGAGCGGCTCCACGCCGAGGTCGCGCGCCATGCCCGCCGATGGCCGTGGCTGCTCGCCGCGGGGGTATTGGTGGCCGCGGCGGTGGCGACCTGGCTGCCGCAATGGCGGGGCGGGGCATTGCACGCGGCCGAGCCGTCGATCGCCGTGCTTCCGTTCACAACGCTCAGCGACCGCACCGACGACCGCTACTTCGCCGAAGGCCTGGCCACGGAAATGCACTCGGCCCTGGCTGGCGTGCACGGCCTGAAGGTCGCGACGTGGTTGCCGCCCGATGCCGTGAAGGGTGCCGACGCGAAGACGATGGGCGAGCGCCTGGGCGTGGCGACGGTGCTCGACGCGAGCGTGCGCCGCGACCACGACCGCGTGCGCATCAGTGCGCGACTGTCGGACACACGCACCGGCTACACGCTGTGGAGCCGTACCTACGAGCACGACGTCGCCGATGTGTTCGCCACGCAGAGCGACATCGCCCAGCAGGTCGTGACCGCGCTGATCGGTGTGCTGCCTGACTCCGGCGAAGGCCTGCGCCGGCGCCTGCACCCCACGCAGAACGTGGCGGCATTCGACGCTTATCTGCGAGGCGTGCAGTCGCTGCTCGTGGGCGAGTCGGACAACGCCATCGCTTCGTTCCGCACCGCGCTGGATGGCGACAGCAGCTTCGCGCGCGCGCAGGCGGGCATCTGCCAGGCCGAGATCGACCGGTTCGAAGCGATGCGGGGCGCCGATGCGTTCGACAACGCGCGCCTGGCCTGCGAACGCGCGCAGAAGATGGACCCGACGATGGGCACGGTGAAGCTCGCCCTGGGCGACCTGTACCGCGTGCGCGGCGAGTTGCGTCGCGCGCGCGAGTTCTACACCAGCGCCAAGGACGACCCGGAGGTCGCCTCCAACGCCATCGTGGGGTTGGCCGAGCTCGAATCCGTGCAGGGCCATCACGAGCGCGCCATCGAGCTGTTCGGCAAGGCGTTGCAGGTCAGCCCGGGCAACGCGTACGCGTGGAGCACGATGGCCTGGGAGCAGTACCAGAACGACGACCTGCCGGCCGCGATCGAGTCGTCCAAGCGTGCGCTCGAACTGCGACCGGAGCGCTCGGTGCTGTGGGCCGCGCTGGGCTTCTATCACCTCACCAACGGCGATACCGCCGAATCGGAGAAGGCGCTGCAGCAATCCAACGCGCTGGAGCCCAACTATGCGGCGACGGCCAACCTCGCCACGCTGAAGTACCAGACGGGCGACTACGCCGCGGCGGCGGCGATGTACCGGCAGGCCACGCAACTGGATCCGGGCGACTTCTATCCCTGGGGCTATCTCGGCGATGCGCTCATTGCCGATCCGTCGGCCGGCAATGCGCGCGACGCCTTCCGCGAGGCCGCTACGCGCGCACGTCGCTACACGGCGGTCCGCCACGACGACGCCAAGGCCATCGCTGCGCTGGCCTGGTACCTCACCAACCTGGACGAACGCGACGACGTGCAGAACCTGATGCGCCGCGCCGAATCGCTCGGCACGGCGAAGGGCGAGGTCGCGTTGCTCAACGCGCAGACATGGACCGCGCTTGGCGACCGCGAGAACGCGCGCCGCTGCGTGGAAACCGCGCGCGCGAACGGCATCGGCGCCGCGTTGATCGATACCAATTACGTGCTGCGTCGCGCCGGACTGGCCCGGCAGTAA
- a CDS encoding acetyl-CoA carboxylase carboxyltransferase subunit alpha: MNPNYLDFEQPIADLEAKIQELRHASNGPAVDVDAEVHALQDKLRLRTAQIFRDLSPWQVSQLARHPARPYTNDYIRVICDEFQELAGDRAYADDAAIVGGLGRINGRSVVIIGHQKGRDTKSKIKRNFGMPRPEGYRKALRLMKLAERFKLPLLTFIDTPGAYPGVGAEERGQSEAIARNLLEMSELKVPVICTVIGEGGSGGALAIGVGDRTMMLEYSTYSVISPEGCASILWKDAAKAKDAAEQLGLTAKRLLGLGLIDKIVREPIGGAHRNPKQMATRLKAVLLNELDALEQLPVEDLLDRRYKRLRSYGAYEAA, translated from the coding sequence ATGAACCCGAATTACCTCGACTTCGAGCAGCCCATCGCCGACCTGGAAGCCAAGATCCAGGAACTGCGCCATGCCAGCAACGGCCCGGCCGTGGACGTGGACGCCGAAGTGCATGCCCTGCAGGACAAGCTGCGCCTGCGCACCGCGCAGATCTTCCGCGACCTCAGCCCGTGGCAGGTCTCGCAGCTGGCCCGCCACCCGGCGCGCCCGTACACCAACGACTACATCCGCGTGATATGCGACGAGTTCCAGGAACTCGCCGGCGATCGCGCCTACGCCGACGACGCCGCCATCGTGGGTGGCCTGGGCCGCATCAACGGCCGCAGCGTGGTGATCATCGGCCACCAGAAAGGCCGCGACACCAAGAGCAAGATCAAGCGCAACTTCGGCATGCCGCGTCCGGAGGGCTATCGCAAGGCGCTGCGCCTGATGAAGCTGGCCGAGCGCTTCAAGCTGCCGCTGCTGACCTTCATCGACACTCCGGGCGCCTACCCCGGCGTGGGCGCGGAAGAACGCGGCCAGTCCGAAGCCATCGCCCGCAACCTGCTGGAGATGAGCGAGCTGAAGGTGCCGGTGATCTGCACCGTGATCGGCGAAGGCGGCTCCGGCGGCGCGCTCGCCATCGGCGTGGGCGATCGCACGATGATGCTGGAATACAGCACCTACTCGGTGATCTCTCCGGAAGGCTGCGCGTCGATCCTGTGGAAGGACGCCGCCAAGGCCAAGGACGCCGCCGAGCAGCTGGGCCTCACGGCCAAGCGCCTGCTGGGCCTGGGCCTGATCGACAAGATCGTGCGCGAGCCCATCGGCGGCGCGCATCGCAACCCGAAGCAGATGGCCACGCGCCTGAAGGCCGTGCTGCTCAACGAACTCGACGCGCTGGAGCAGTTGCCGGTCGAGGACCTGCTGGATCGCCGTTACAAGCGGCTGCGCAGCTACGGGGCGTACGAGGCGGCGTGA
- the dnaE gene encoding DNA polymerase III subunit alpha has protein sequence MPAVPFVHLHLHSEYSLADSTIRIGEMVKRCVKLGQPAVALTDVDNLFAAVKFYKAAEGAGLKPILGADVGLADGNEAASRMTLLCRDRTGYLTLSRLLSRAWMEGHRTDGVALRPEWLREDNTGLFALAGRGSLAGRLAMGHRHELAEAWLMDWRSVFGERLHLELTRTGRDGEDVFNAFALHASAARSLPLIASNDVRFLDAEGFDAHEARVCIASGRVLDDPKRPKDYSAEQYLKSSEDMQALFADVPDAIDNAFALAMRCNVEMKLGEYALPAFPVPSEHTIESWLRGTARDGLAKRLEKNPLAPDKTREDYDARLDVELDVIIKMGFPGYFLIVADFINWAKDHDIPVGPGRGSGAGSLVAWALGITDLDPLPYDLLFERFLNPERVSMPDFDIDFCMDRRDEVIDYVARKYGRDRVSQIITYGTMAAKAVVRDSGRVLGHPYGFVDGIAKLIPNTLGISLDDAMGESEASKQDNTLTSPDLIQRYHSEEDVRDLVDLARSLEDLTRNAGKHAGGVVIAPSPLSDFCPLFAEHDGEGRGKNPVTQFDKDDVEAVGLVKFDFLGLRTLTIIDWAVKAINKRRHAEGQAPLDIAALELDDKASYELFARGDTVAVFQFESRGMRELLKRAKPDTFEDIIALAALFRPGPLGSGMDREWVDRKHGHTEVTYPHPSLEPVLSPTYGVIVYQEQVMQIAQVLAGYTLGGADMLRRAMGKKKPEEMAKERAKFETGCAERGIDARQASPIFDLMEKFAEYGFNKSHSAAYALVAYQTAWLKVHYPSEFMAAVLSSDMDNTDKVTSFLDECRVMGLTVLRPDVDESAYMFEAKDANTIRYGIGAVKGVGRGACEAIVEARRAGPFEDLLDFCKRVDSGKLNRRAMEALTQAGALDKLGKNRASLMLQLPEVLKATDQLAKEREAGQVSLFGSFETAAPALHLDLPETDEWPLTQILHGERETLGHYLSGHPFDPYRDEVRGLIGNDLGALEKIWENRPEQRGSWRQEVETVVAGLVVGLRKKGDSQMFVQIEDGRGRIECAFFAETYSDYAPLLSRDRLLVIQGGLREDSFSGGFALRASRCWSFEQICEKHAQRLSLRLDLREPGTMQRVDALLATHRPGPTPIRMDLLVKHGAAGSLDLNGTQSIRADADLPSRLRAMPGVRAVKLALTKPWAN, from the coding sequence ATGCCAGCAGTTCCCTTCGTCCACCTCCATCTCCACAGCGAATATTCGCTCGCCGACTCGACGATCCGTATCGGCGAGATGGTCAAGCGCTGCGTCAAGCTCGGCCAGCCGGCCGTGGCGTTGACCGACGTGGACAACCTGTTCGCCGCGGTGAAGTTCTACAAGGCGGCCGAGGGCGCGGGACTGAAGCCGATCCTCGGCGCCGACGTCGGCCTGGCCGACGGCAACGAAGCCGCCTCGCGCATGACCCTGCTGTGCCGCGACCGCACCGGCTACCTCACGCTGTCGCGCCTGCTGTCGCGCGCTTGGATGGAGGGCCACCGCACCGACGGCGTCGCCCTGCGCCCGGAATGGCTGCGCGAGGACAACACCGGGCTGTTCGCGCTGGCCGGCCGCGGCAGCCTCGCCGGGCGCCTGGCCATGGGCCACCGCCACGAGCTGGCCGAAGCATGGCTGATGGACTGGCGCAGCGTGTTCGGCGAACGCCTGCATCTGGAACTCACCCGCACCGGCCGCGACGGTGAGGACGTCTTCAACGCCTTCGCGCTGCACGCTTCGGCCGCGCGTTCGCTGCCGCTCATCGCCAGCAACGACGTGCGCTTCCTCGATGCCGAAGGCTTCGACGCGCACGAGGCGCGCGTATGCATCGCCTCGGGCCGCGTGCTCGACGACCCCAAGCGCCCGAAGGACTACAGCGCCGAGCAGTACCTGAAGTCCTCCGAGGACATGCAGGCACTGTTCGCCGACGTGCCCGACGCGATCGACAACGCATTCGCGCTGGCCATGCGTTGCAACGTCGAGATGAAGCTCGGCGAATACGCGCTGCCCGCGTTCCCGGTGCCCAGCGAACACACCATCGAAAGCTGGCTGCGCGGCACGGCACGCGACGGCCTGGCCAAGCGCCTCGAGAAGAACCCGCTCGCCCCCGACAAGACGCGCGAGGACTACGACGCGCGCCTGGACGTGGAACTGGACGTCATCATCAAGATGGGGTTCCCCGGTTACTTCCTGATCGTGGCGGACTTCATCAACTGGGCCAAGGACCACGACATCCCGGTCGGTCCGGGGCGTGGTTCCGGTGCCGGTTCACTGGTCGCGTGGGCACTGGGCATCACGGACCTGGATCCGTTGCCCTACGACCTGCTGTTCGAGCGGTTCCTCAACCCCGAACGCGTGTCGATGCCCGACTTCGACATCGACTTCTGCATGGACCGCCGCGACGAGGTCATCGACTACGTCGCGCGCAAGTACGGCCGCGACCGCGTCTCGCAGATCATCACCTACGGCACCATGGCCGCGAAGGCCGTGGTGCGCGACTCCGGCCGCGTGCTGGGGCACCCGTACGGTTTCGTCGACGGCATCGCCAAGCTCATCCCGAACACGCTGGGCATCAGCCTGGACGATGCGATGGGCGAGTCGGAGGCCTCGAAACAGGACAACACGCTCACCTCGCCCGACCTCATCCAGCGCTACCACAGCGAAGAAGACGTGCGCGACCTGGTGGACCTGGCGCGCAGTCTGGAAGACCTCACGCGCAACGCCGGCAAGCACGCCGGCGGCGTGGTGATCGCGCCCAGTCCGCTCAGCGACTTCTGCCCGCTGTTCGCCGAACACGACGGCGAAGGCCGCGGCAAGAATCCGGTCACGCAGTTCGACAAGGACGACGTCGAAGCCGTCGGCCTGGTGAAGTTCGACTTCCTGGGCCTGCGCACGCTCACGATCATCGACTGGGCGGTCAAGGCCATCAACAAGCGGCGCCATGCCGAGGGCCAGGCACCGCTCGACATCGCCGCGCTGGAACTGGACGACAAGGCCAGCTACGAGCTGTTCGCGCGCGGCGACACGGTCGCGGTGTTCCAGTTCGAATCGCGCGGCATGCGCGAGCTGCTCAAGCGCGCAAAACCCGACACCTTCGAGGACATCATCGCGCTCGCCGCGCTGTTCCGTCCCGGCCCGCTGGGCTCGGGGATGGACCGCGAATGGGTGGACCGCAAGCACGGCCATACCGAAGTCACGTATCCGCATCCGTCACTGGAACCGGTGCTGTCGCCGACCTACGGCGTCATCGTCTACCAGGAACAGGTGATGCAGATCGCGCAGGTGTTGGCGGGCTACACGCTCGGCGGCGCCGACATGCTGCGTCGCGCGATGGGCAAGAAGAAGCCCGAGGAGATGGCGAAGGAACGCGCCAAGTTCGAGACCGGCTGCGCCGAGCGCGGCATCGATGCGAGGCAGGCCTCGCCGATCTTCGACCTGATGGAGAAGTTCGCCGAGTACGGCTTCAACAAGTCGCACTCGGCCGCCTACGCCCTGGTCGCGTACCAGACGGCGTGGTTGAAGGTGCACTACCCGTCCGAGTTCATGGCTGCGGTGCTGTCCTCGGACATGGACAACACCGACAAGGTGACCAGCTTCCTCGACGAATGCCGCGTGATGGGCCTGACCGTGCTGCGTCCGGACGTGGACGAGTCGGCGTACATGTTCGAAGCCAAGGACGCGAACACGATCCGCTACGGCATCGGCGCGGTGAAGGGCGTCGGTCGCGGCGCCTGCGAGGCGATCGTCGAGGCGCGACGCGCAGGCCCGTTCGAAGACCTGCTGGATTTCTGCAAGCGCGTGGACAGCGGCAAGCTCAACCGTCGCGCGATGGAAGCGCTGACGCAGGCCGGCGCGCTCGACAAGCTGGGGAAGAACCGCGCCAGCCTGATGCTGCAGCTGCCGGAAGTGCTCAAGGCGACCGACCAGCTGGCCAAGGAGCGCGAAGCCGGACAGGTCTCGCTGTTCGGCAGCTTCGAAACCGCCGCGCCCGCGCTGCACCTGGACCTGCCCGAAACCGACGAGTGGCCGCTCACGCAGATCCTGCACGGCGAGCGCGAAACGCTGGGGCATTACCTCAGCGGCCATCCGTTCGACCCCTATCGCGACGAAGTGCGCGGGCTGATCGGCAACGACCTCGGCGCCCTGGAGAAGATCTGGGAGAACCGCCCAGAGCAGCGCGGCAGCTGGCGACAGGAAGTGGAGACGGTCGTCGCCGGTCTCGTCGTTGGCCTGCGCAAGAAGGGCGACAGCCAGATGTTCGTGCAGATCGAGGACGGCCGCGGCCGCATCGAATGCGCCTTCTTCGCCGAGACCTACAGCGACTACGCGCCGTTGCTGTCGCGCGACCGGTTGCTGGTGATCCAGGGCGGCCTGCGAGAGGACAGTTTCAGCGGCGGTTTCGCCCTGCGCGCATCGCGCTGCTGGAGCTTCGAGCAGATCTGCGAGAAGCATGCACAGCGCCTGTCACTGCGCCTGGACCTGCGCGAACCGGGAACGATGCAGCGCGTCGATGCGCTGCTGGCCACGCATCGCCCCGGACCCACGCCCATCCGCATGGATCTGCTGGTGAAACACGGCGCCGCAGGTTCGCTCGACCTCAACGGCACCCAGTCGATCCGCGCAGACGCGGACCTGCCCTCACGCCTGCGCGCGATGCCCGGCGTGCGCGCGGTGAAGCTGGCGCTGACCAAGCCCTGGGCGAACTGA